The following proteins are co-located in the Heteronotia binoei isolate CCM8104 ecotype False Entrance Well chromosome 21, APGP_CSIRO_Hbin_v1, whole genome shotgun sequence genome:
- the TIMM9 gene encoding mitochondrial import inner membrane translocase subunit Tim9, producing MAGQISESDQIKQFKEFLGTYNKLTENCFLDCVRDFTSREVKPEEMTCAEHCLQKYLKMTQRISMRFQEYHIQQNEALAAKAGLLGQPR from the exons ATGGCTGGGCAAATATCGGAATCCGATCAGATCAAGCAG TTCAAAGAATTTCTTGGGACGTATAACAAACTGACGGAAAACTGCTTTCTGGACTGTGTGAGAGATTTCACTAGCAGAGAAGTCAAGCCAGAAGAG ATGACCTGCGCAGAGCACTGCTTACAGAAGTACCTAAAAATGACTCAGAGGATATCGATGCGATTCCAGGAGTATCACATTCAGCAGAACGAAGCGTTGGCTGCCAAAGCTGGACTTCTCGGCCAGCCTCGTTAA